Part of the Pirellulales bacterium genome, GGCGCCGAGTGGCGCGACTTCATCTGCTATTGGAATGCCCGGGCGCGTGGTTTCGATTGACGCCCTGCGCGGCTTAGTCATGTTCACCATGATTTTTGTGAACGACCTGGCCGGGGCTGACAAATCGATCACGCCGGATTGGATGGTCCATTTTAGCGACCGTCATAAAGGTAACGTCAGCGGCATGACGTTTGTCGACATAGTGTTTCCGGCGTTTTTGTTCATTGTGGGCATGTCGATTCCGATTGCACTCTCTGGACGGTTGGCCAAAGGGGAGCCGGTGTGGAAGCTGCTGTTGCATGTGGTGGTGCGCACTGTTTCGCTGTTGGCGATTGGCATTTTGATGGTCAATGGCGAAGGGCATCCCAGCGGCAAGGAAATGGGCATCTCGGCCAACACGTGGACCGTGCTGATGTTCACTTCGGTCCTGTTGGCGTTTTGTTCTCTTTCGCCGCCCAACCGCGCCACGGCGGGCGAAACCACGAAGCGAGTTTGTCGTGGGCTCACGGTGCTATTGCGCGCCGTCGGCCTGGCCGGCCTGGCCTGGGCCGCCTGGGTTTTTCGCAACGGCAAAGGGACGCGGATTATTTCGTTGGAGCCGTTTTCGATTCACACCAGTTGGTATGGCATTCTGGGACTGATCGGCTGGGCATATTTGATGGCGGCGTTGGTGTTTTTGATTTTTCGCACGAACCGCACCGCCATTCTCGGCTGCGTGGGCCTGATGATTTGTCTGTTTGCGGCCGACAAGAAGGGTTTGTTCGAAGGCACCTGGCTGAGCCACATTCTAGGCGTGGGAGACATGCTGGGCTCGCACCCCTCCATTGCCACTGCCGGCGTGCTATTGGGAACGATTTTTCTAACGCCCCAGACGAGCACCACTGCCAGCCGCAGCCGTTTCACGCTGTTGTTTTTCGCCGGCTTTGCGGCCGCGGCGATTTTACTCACCAAGCAATGGGGCATCAGTAAGAATGGGGCCACGCCGGCGTGGTGTTTGTGGTCCAGCGCCATCACCGCGGCGTTGTGGCTGGGTTTTTATTTCATTGCCGACGTGTGGCAACTGAAATTCATTTCCAAGCCGCTGGCCATTGCCGGCGAAAACGTGCTGCTGGCCTACATTCTGAGCGAGATGATGGAATCGGTTTTCAACCTCATTCACTGGCACGATTGGCAACTGTCGGACGGGTATGGTCGGCTGGCCGGCCCGTATTTGGCCGACGCCATTGGCCGCAGCGTCGGTTGCGCAATTTTTATTTTGTGTATCACGGCACTGTTGAATCGCGTCGGTTTTCGTTTGAAGTTGTAAACGCCAGCCATGATGTTTCACCACCGAGGACACAGAGGACTCAGAGAAAACGAAAACGCTTAATGAGAGAACTCAATGAAATCAGTGGAGAAATCGTCGATGCTGCGATAAAGGTCCATTCCCGGCTCGGACCTGGACTTTTGGAATCGGCGTATGAAGCATGCTTACGATTCGAACTGGGACGAAGAGACTTACACGTCGAATCACAAGTCAGACTACCGGTTCGATATGACGACGTGTTGATCGAATGCGGTTATCGACTCGATTTGGTCGTCGAGAACCAAATTATTGTGGAACTTAAGGCCGTCGAAGAATTGCATCCTATCCACCAAGCTCAAATGCTTTCCTACTTAAAGCTGAGCGGAAAGAAAGTTGGCCTATTAATCAACTTCCACTGCTTGCATCTGAAAGATGGCATCAAACGCTTGGTTAACTAAAATTAGAACACCGACCGATTCTTCCTCTGCGTCCTCCGTGTCCTCTGTGGTTAATTCTGAATTCTGAACAATGCTCACCTCTATCATTCGGTATCATCATGACTAAACTTGCAAGACACTACATCATGTTCCTTTGCGTTGCAATTCTTTCCGTATTTTCGGCGAGTGTGATTCGCGCCGATTGGCCGGGCCGGGTGTTTGCGCCGTACATGTATTTGGGCTCCGGCGACAAATTCAAGCTAACCGATTGCGACGATGCTTGCGGGCAAAAGTTCTACACGCTTGCGTTTATTATTGCCCAGCAAGAAGGGCGCGGAGCGACGGCAACGTTCACCGCCAAGCCTGCCTGGGACGGCCGCACGCCAATGTCGGAAAATCTGTATGCCGACCAAATTGACGCCATTCGCCAGCGCGGCGGCGACGTGCTGGTTTCATTTGGCGGCGAGGCGGGCAAAGATTTGGCGCTGGTGGAAACCGATTTGGAAAAACTGCAGGCGGAATATCAATCGGTCCTCGATCAATACAAATTCACTTGGCTCGATTTCGACATCGAGGGCAAACAACTGGAAGACGATTCCGCCAACCAGCGCCGCAACACCGTGCTGGCGGCCCTGCAAACGAAGAACCCGGGCTTGATGATTTCCTTCACGCTACCGGTCGATCCCAATGGCATTTCCAAGCATTCGCAAAACATGCTCAAAGACGCGGTGACCAAAGGGGTGAAAGTGAAATCGGCCAATGTGATGACGATGTACTTTGGCCCACAGTTCACCAAGGATCATGAACTGAGCGACGTGTGCATTGCCAGCGCGAAAAAAGCGCACGAGCAATGTCAGAAGATTGACCCGGCCATGCAAATTGGACTGACGCCGATGATCGGCAAAGGGGGAACCGGCGGCTCGGAAGTATTTGACGTAAAACAAGCTAACGCGCTGTGCCAATGGGCGAAAGATCAACCCTGGGTGTGCAGCTTGGGGTTCTGGTGCAGCAATCGTGATTCCGGCAAACCCAGCAAGCGCGGCGGCGACGGCGGCAACACCGCCAGCGGCCTGGTGCAGCAACCCTGGGATTTTACGAATGCGTTTAAGCCGTTTACGTCGGCCAAGTGAAAGGAAATTCTCGGCAGGAACTGTAAATTCGGGTACTTGCCGCGGCGCAGGCGGCCGATATAATCGAGATCAGCCGGTGGACTGAATTCCAATGGTTTTGCCTAACGCCGACGAAAGTTGGCCCGGCGAAATATCTTTCGGTTTGCGGATTATCTCGGCGAACCCTCCTTTACAGTCCCGGCGGCGTTTGATACAGTTTGTGGTTTCCCATTTGGGAGCGTGATTTTAGGAAGCTCTGTGGATGGAGCGAGTCGTGAGTGAGTAGCCGGAGGACAATATCCTCCGGAGGGGTTGTGTTCCGGAGGCTATGGGCCCCCGGCGATTGAAATGCTCTCCGTGGTCGTGGGCCGAAATTGCAGCAGCAAATTCGGCCTCTGCTCACTGAGGGCAGTTTGGCGGTTGGTGGTGATGGTTGCCTTTTGCAAGAGGCGCCCCTCACCCCGGCCCTCTCCCGCAAAGGGGAGAGGGAGATAATCGCTGAGATTGATCTTTGACAATTGAGTTGTAGTAATTGGCATCTTGTAAAAATAGAACTGGATGGTTCATCATCTCTCGATGGTGTTCCACCTTGTTCTCCAAGGCTCTTAGAAATATCGACAGGGCTTGGCTGCAAGACGGCAGCGGTGAAGGTGCATTCCTGCCAAGGTTTGTGCCGGCGCTTCAGCAAAATTGCAATCAAGCATTACTCGATGAATTTGGAATCGTTACTTATTTGGTCACGGGGTCGGCGCGCTTGCCGGCGATGGTGACCAATGGATCCAGTAGCAGCCGAAGTTGATGCACTTTGTATGCATGGCAATTTTCAAATTGCCATGCTTAGCCCCGGCCGCCAGGCCGGGAATTCAAAGAGCGTTCGATTTAGGTGGTTAAGCTACTAAGGGCACATGGGGGATGTCTTGGCGTTAGGAGGCTTCGAAGGGCGTTTATGACTGCGATATGCCCGGTGTAGTTGTCAAAAAAGCGTTGATACCGGGATTCCCGAACTAGCACGCACTGAATCCATAGGTGTGTTGCGGCAAACGCGGTGAACTGAAACATCTCAGTAACTGCAGGAGAATAAAGAAACCTCGATTTCCTTAGTAGCGGCGAGCGAACGGGAATCAGCCCAAACCGCGGTGGTTTTCCTCCGCGGGGTTGTAGGGCTCTTCACATGGGAGTTACCAAGCAATCGGTTAGCCGAA contains:
- a CDS encoding DUF5009 domain-containing protein, coding for MANSSADNGNGAAPSGATSSAIGMPGRVVSIDALRGLVMFTMIFVNDLAGADKSITPDWMVHFSDRHKGNVSGMTFVDIVFPAFLFIVGMSIPIALSGRLAKGEPVWKLLLHVVVRTVSLLAIGILMVNGEGHPSGKEMGISANTWTVLMFTSVLLAFCSLSPPNRATAGETTKRVCRGLTVLLRAVGLAGLAWAAWVFRNGKGTRIISLEPFSIHTSWYGILGLIGWAYLMAALVFLIFRTNRTAILGCVGLMICLFAADKKGLFEGTWLSHILGVGDMLGSHPSIATAGVLLGTIFLTPQTSTTASRSRFTLLFFAGFAAAAILLTKQWGISKNGATPAWCLWSSAITAALWLGFYFIADVWQLKFISKPLAIAGENVLLAYILSEMMESVFNLIHWHDWQLSDGYGRLAGPYLADAIGRSVGCAIFILCITALLNRVGFRLKL
- a CDS encoding GxxExxY protein, with the protein product MRELNEISGEIVDAAIKVHSRLGPGLLESAYEACLRFELGRRDLHVESQVRLPVRYDDVLIECGYRLDLVVENQIIVELKAVEELHPIHQAQMLSYLKLSGKKVGLLINFHCLHLKDGIKRLVN